From Helicoverpa armigera isolate CAAS_96S chromosome 17, ASM3070526v1, whole genome shotgun sequence, one genomic window encodes:
- the LOC110376909 gene encoding arrestin domain-containing protein 2, translating to MAGGAFNNAVIRLDTNPTGVFYSGQEVAGSVIFYLEHPIKFSVIYMQFLGEANSFWTESEIETVNGIEKHKLVKYVGREEYFNFNQELAGGGGAGVSHLPAHGQSFPFKFQIPFEAPSSFKGERGEVVYSMTANLVFADPSLQNESVTKHFTVVAPFDLNMGSPKIRQPIDIEFEEVYGCDCFCSPDPMTIRVRLPISGYCPGQVIPVAVEVDNESSVEITKITFQLFSKELYRSHRPQSEYIMPENILVTEKKGPVMGHSKKNFTYELKVPDMIAPFLENCGIIDVGYFFRVIIKLSGCHDDLQDDAEICLGLVPIRESINGEYVHPMADQLPTGPIPDRVRDSLAPPPVAAGFRGSNTSLQRVQYNPAESSYPTNPQAPYNPAGNSYPNNPPPYPSVVNNYPTEHSFQTPVSIEMKPYQDLHIGFKSDGSPYPGSVPGGNPPSYMSAVPQAPYPTVNVMAGGQPPYPTGNVVPGVHGAPSQPPYPTGGYNAPSSYPGNVPGGNTVTPYGQGGYTPSAPPPTD from the exons taatttataTGCAATTCCTTGGTGAAGCAAACTCCTTTTGGACAGAGAGCGAAATTGAGACAGTAAATGGTATTGAGAAACATAAGCTGGTCAAGTATGTTGGACGTGAAGAATATTTCAACTTCAACCAGGAGCTGGCTGGAGGAGGCGGAGCAG GTGTCTCCCACCTCCCTGCCCATGGCCAGTCATTTCCATTTAAATTCCAAATTCCTTTCGAAGCGCCATCATCGTTTAAAGGCGAACGTGGCGAAGTGGTGTATTCCATGACGGCAAACTTGGTATTCGCTGATCCGTCGCTACAGAACGAATCAGTGACGAAACATTTTACTGTTGTAGCGCCGTTCGATCTGAATATGGGCAGTCCTAAAATTAGG CAACCCATAGACATCGAATTCGAGGAAGTATACGGCTGCGACTGTTTCTGCAGTCCAGACCCCATGACCATCCGCGTGAGGCTGCCGATATCCGGCTACTGTCCCGGGCAAGTCATACCCGTGGCCGTCGAGGTGGACAACGAGAGCAGCGTCGAAATTACTAAGATAACATTCCAGTTGTTTTCG AAAGAGCTATACCGCAGCCACCGCCCCCAGTCGGAGTACATAATGCCGGAGAATATTCTGGTAACGGAGAAGAAGGGGCCGGTAATGGGCCACAGTAAGAAAAACTTCACCTACGAACTGAAGGTGCCTGATATGATCGCGCCTTTCCTCGAGAACTGTGGCATCATCGATGTGGGCTACTTCTTCAGG GTAATAATAAAACTGTCAGGCTGCCACGACGACTTGCAAGATGACGCTGAAATCTGTCTCGGATTAGTTCCGATACGAGAGTCCATCAACGGCGAGTATGTCCATCCTATGGCCGACCAGCTTCCTACAGGACCAATACCTGATCGTGTTAGGGACTCCTTAGCTCCCCCACCAGTCGCTGCAGGCTTTAGAGGCTCTAATACCAGTCTTCAAAGAGTTCAATACAATCCTGCTGAAAGTTCTTACCCAACCAATCCACAGGCCCCGTATAATCCAGCTGGAAATTCATACCCGAATAACCCACCTCCTTACCCAAGCGTGGTTAACAATTACCCAACAGAACATAGTTTCCAGACTCCTGTGTCCATAGAAATGAAACCGTATCAGGATCTTCATATCGGTTTCAAATCAGATGGGTCGCCTTACCCGGGCAGTGTGCCAGGGGGAAATCCACCTTCTTATATGTCCGCTGTGCCCCAAGCACCTTATCCAACAGTGAATGTTATGGCCGGGGGACAACCGCCTTATCCTACGGGTAATGTAGTCCCCGGGGTTCATGGTGCTCCGTCACAGCCCCCGTACCCGACGGGGGGTTACAATGCTCCCTCGTCTTACCCGGGCAATGTACCCGGGGGTAATACTGTTACTCCATATGGGCAAGGGGGTTACACGCCATCTGCGCCGCCCCCCACTGACTAA